A single genomic interval of Metasolibacillus fluoroglycofenilyticus harbors:
- the addA gene encoding helicase-exonuclease AddAB subunit AddA — MIPKKPTDAQWTDEQWKAIWATGQDTLVSAAAGSGKTAVLIERLIQKIIAKEEPLDVDELLVVTFTNASAAEMRSRLAAALEKEITKDPHNRFLRRQLSLVNKAQISTLHSFCLAICRQYAYMIDLDPGFRIASQDEVALLQDDVLSTILEQAYSDDGNLAQAEVYELVDSFSSDRHDQEIEVLLEQLYNMSRVQPEPYKWLDTLAREYDIAEDAAIDDLAFVPQLKTSILHSLHAAENNLLAMQRYADGNFGLGAYSALAAEELAFVQVAIDKLNNSTWQDVHEHMQKAQWSRLPSIKKSDEADPEIKDIAKNHRDEAKDIVKALKETFFVRQPHHLLSEIRQMKPVIETLVKLVKVFSEAFKVAKQERALVDFSDLEHYALEILTEQTEEGMQPSAVAKDFQQRFKEVLVDEYQDVNLLQETILQLVKSNDEANGNLFMVGDVKQSIYQFRLAEPRLFLRKYKEFAENPQNTGLKIDLNANFRSRQEVLEATNYIFERVMDETVGEIDYDEQAALKFRAHYSEANIPVEFVVLDQYTEQEEEIELDEELEELKISQQEARYMIKKIQYMIEKELPIFNPKDGTTRPIRYSDIVILMRSMTWSADFAEEFKLAGIPLYSESSKGYFEALEVMIILNILKIVDNPYQDIPLASTLRAPFFGLTENELAEVRLAKRNVPFFEALTAFMEQPSNAKLAEKLAHFLILLEKWRQLARRGSLADLVWTIYLDTNYYELVGTMANGKQRQANLRALHDRALAYEKTSFRGLFRFLRFVDRMKSRGDDLGIAKSIGEGDDVVRLMTIHSSKGLEFPVVFVAGMAKPFNQQDFKGSYLFDQDFGLAVKAINTEERTMFTSLPYLAMKEKKIAKLKAEEMRILYVAMTRAKEHLILLGTVKNWQRKLDKWEALQNLAPKTLLPNYLRASANSFLDWVAPALVSHPDFLTRTVQDEVFGGSEVTGQKASLWSVKVLSATLLKGTEEQESFVQMLVDDEVDEQLVEVLTERFTATYPHRQATVKKSKTSVSEIKRFEALQQEEDIVYNPQAMQQASIAKRPSFIQAKALSAAEMGTVVHSIMQHVPQQGFVSLDAANEFVASLVERELLTKDEAALINMEKVLAFFNSPVGTRFKNAKKLLREVPFTISRTDHEGDSQIVQGVIDCLFEEDGQWILLDYKTDKIRPPFNVEPALTEEMAKRYQIQLQIYSEAIEMVNKVKVKEKILYLYDIGEAIVL; from the coding sequence ATGATACCGAAGAAACCGACTGATGCGCAGTGGACAGATGAGCAATGGAAGGCAATTTGGGCAACTGGTCAGGATACGCTCGTATCGGCAGCAGCCGGCTCGGGAAAAACGGCTGTTTTAATTGAGCGCCTTATCCAAAAAATTATCGCTAAAGAGGAGCCACTTGATGTAGATGAGCTACTAGTCGTAACCTTTACCAACGCATCGGCTGCTGAGATGCGTAGTCGCTTAGCTGCCGCATTGGAGAAAGAAATCACGAAGGACCCACATAACCGATTTTTAAGACGTCAATTGAGCTTAGTAAATAAAGCGCAAATTTCAACATTACATTCTTTTTGTTTAGCAATTTGTCGTCAATATGCGTATATGATTGACCTTGATCCTGGGTTCCGCATAGCAAGCCAAGATGAGGTAGCTTTATTACAGGATGATGTGCTTTCTACTATATTGGAGCAGGCGTATAGTGATGACGGGAATTTAGCGCAGGCGGAGGTGTACGAGCTTGTTGATAGCTTTTCTTCAGATCGTCATGATCAAGAAATAGAAGTGCTATTGGAGCAGCTTTACAATATGTCACGTGTACAACCTGAGCCATATAAATGGCTCGACACATTAGCGCGGGAATATGATATTGCAGAGGATGCTGCCATTGATGATTTAGCATTTGTTCCACAGTTAAAAACATCAATTTTACATTCTTTACATGCTGCTGAAAATAATTTATTAGCAATGCAGCGCTATGCCGATGGTAATTTTGGATTAGGTGCATATAGCGCCTTAGCAGCGGAGGAGTTAGCCTTCGTACAAGTAGCAATTGACAAGCTAAATAATAGCACATGGCAAGATGTGCATGAGCATATGCAAAAAGCACAATGGAGTAGGCTTCCGTCTATCAAGAAATCGGATGAGGCAGATCCAGAAATTAAGGATATTGCTAAAAATCATCGGGACGAGGCGAAGGACATTGTCAAAGCCCTTAAAGAAACATTTTTTGTGCGCCAACCACATCATTTATTAAGTGAAATAAGACAGATGAAGCCAGTTATCGAGACGCTTGTAAAGCTTGTGAAAGTTTTTAGTGAAGCGTTTAAAGTAGCTAAGCAGGAACGCGCATTAGTGGATTTTTCCGATTTGGAGCATTATGCCTTGGAAATATTGACTGAGCAAACAGAGGAGGGCATGCAGCCGTCAGCAGTAGCAAAGGATTTTCAGCAGCGTTTTAAAGAAGTGCTTGTAGATGAATATCAAGATGTAAATTTATTACAAGAAACGATTTTACAGCTTGTGAAAAGTAATGATGAAGCGAATGGGAATTTATTTATGGTCGGCGATGTTAAACAATCCATTTATCAGTTTCGATTAGCTGAACCACGCTTATTTTTACGCAAATATAAAGAATTTGCTGAAAATCCGCAAAATACAGGATTGAAAATTGATCTAAATGCGAACTTTCGTAGCCGCCAAGAGGTGCTAGAGGCAACGAACTATATATTTGAGCGAGTGATGGATGAAACAGTTGGGGAGATTGACTATGATGAGCAAGCAGCGTTAAAATTCCGTGCGCACTATAGCGAGGCAAATATTCCTGTCGAATTTGTTGTACTTGACCAATATACAGAGCAAGAGGAGGAGATAGAGCTTGATGAAGAGCTAGAGGAGCTCAAAATCTCGCAGCAAGAAGCTCGCTATATGATTAAAAAAATTCAATATATGATTGAGAAAGAGCTGCCTATTTTTAACCCGAAGGATGGTACTACAAGACCTATTCGCTACAGCGATATTGTTATTTTAATGCGCTCTATGACGTGGTCTGCTGATTTTGCTGAGGAATTCAAGTTGGCAGGTATTCCGCTCTATTCAGAATCCTCCAAAGGTTATTTTGAGGCATTAGAAGTAATGATTATATTAAATATTTTAAAAATTGTTGATAATCCGTATCAGGATATTCCACTCGCTTCAACATTGCGCGCGCCATTTTTCGGTTTAACTGAAAATGAACTAGCCGAAGTGCGTTTAGCTAAGCGCAATGTACCGTTTTTTGAAGCCTTGACAGCTTTTATGGAGCAGCCATCCAATGCAAAACTTGCAGAGAAGCTAGCACATTTTTTAATATTATTAGAAAAATGGCGTCAGCTAGCACGGCGAGGCTCGCTTGCGGATTTAGTTTGGACTATTTATTTAGATACAAATTATTATGAGCTTGTTGGCACAATGGCAAATGGCAAACAACGCCAAGCAAATTTAAGAGCATTGCATGACCGCGCGCTTGCATATGAAAAAACTTCATTTCGCGGTCTGTTTCGGTTTTTACGTTTTGTAGATCGAATGAAATCGCGAGGGGATGATTTGGGTATTGCCAAATCGATTGGAGAAGGTGATGATGTCGTGCGTTTAATGACGATTCACTCTTCAAAGGGATTAGAGTTCCCTGTTGTTTTTGTTGCTGGTATGGCGAAACCCTTCAATCAGCAGGATTTTAAAGGCTCCTATTTATTTGATCAAGATTTCGGTCTTGCTGTAAAGGCGATTAATACAGAAGAACGCACGATGTTTACATCCTTGCCGTATTTAGCTATGAAAGAGAAGAAAATAGCAAAACTTAAAGCAGAGGAAATGCGTATACTTTATGTAGCAATGACACGTGCAAAAGAGCATTTAATTTTGCTAGGTACAGTGAAAAACTGGCAAAGAAAGCTAGACAAATGGGAAGCGTTACAAAACCTAGCACCGAAAACATTGTTACCAAATTATTTGCGAGCTAGTGCCAATTCATTTTTAGATTGGGTCGCTCCTGCGCTCGTTAGCCACCCCGATTTTTTAACAAGAACGGTACAGGACGAGGTATTTGGAGGAAGTGAGGTCACAGGGCAAAAAGCTTCACTATGGTCAGTCAAAGTTTTATCAGCAACGCTATTGAAAGGGACAGAGGAGCAGGAATCTTTCGTGCAAATGCTAGTCGATGACGAGGTGGACGAGCAGCTTGTTGAAGTACTGACAGAACGCTTTACTGCAACATATCCGCATAGACAAGCGACAGTTAAAAAATCGAAAACGTCTGTATCCGAAATTAAACGCTTCGAGGCATTGCAGCAGGAGGAAGATATCGTTTATAATCCACAAGCGATGCAACAAGCATCCATTGCAAAACGTCCAAGTTTTATACAGGCGAAAGCACTAAGTGCCGCAGAAATGGGGACAGTTGTTCACTCGATTATGCAACATGTGCCACAGCAGGGCTTTGTATCACTTGATGCGGCAAATGAGTTTGTCGCTAGTTTAGTGGAGCGAGAACTATTAACAAAGGACGAGGCTGCTCTTATCAATATGGAAAAAGTATTGGCGTTTTTTAACTCCCCAGTCGGAACACGTTTTAAGAATGCGAAGAAACTTTTGAGAGAAGTACCTTTTACAATAAGTAGAACGGATCATGAAGGTGATAGCCAAATTGTTCAAGGGGTTATTGACTGCTTGTTTGAGGAAGATGGACAATGGATATTATTAGACTATAAAACAGATAAAATTCGTCCTCCATTTAACGTTGAGCCAGCTTTAACAGAGGAAATGGCAAAACGTTATCAAATACAACTGCAAATTTATAGCGAGGCAATTGAAATGGTTAATAAAGTAAAGGTAAAAGAAAAAATACTATATCTTTACGATATTGGCGAGGCGATTGTGTTGTAA
- a CDS encoding DUF418 domain-containing protein — translation MKFQPTLMQERVHTIDVLRGVSLLGILLVNMYGFYLPQPHIDLAYWFTEAKDIIWQQTLDIYVQSSFYPLFSILFGYGLAMQYMKSQKTGINFYKFAPKRLLIILTIGLIHAFLIWWGDILVMYAFCGFFLIVFMRLKSPWLITIALVLNAMMHAFILFIYQLAGVLNMEVEQISVNIVMIQNAITAYGTGTWMDALTQRIADLSIQMRIDMWIISLFTILPYMLVGVAAAKWRLIERAKELKIMWLIFAVVGIGLGLFIKSAPYMYNRTYLLDYLKVFIGGPILAVGYMAAIIVICLLPFAIKLLSPLAKLGRMSMTMYIMQSVVATFIFYSFGFGLYGKMTVQMGVYMALGIFIVQLILAELWLSKFSQGPIEAAMKKLTYNKKLSEK, via the coding sequence GTGAAATTTCAACCTACACTAATGCAAGAACGTGTACATACAATTGATGTTTTACGTGGTGTAAGCTTACTTGGCATTTTATTAGTCAATATGTATGGATTTTACTTGCCGCAGCCGCATATAGATTTAGCTTATTGGTTTACTGAGGCAAAAGATATTATATGGCAGCAAACTTTGGATATTTATGTGCAAAGTAGCTTTTACCCGTTATTCTCAATCCTATTTGGCTATGGTTTAGCGATGCAGTATATGAAATCGCAAAAAACAGGCATTAATTTTTACAAATTTGCACCAAAGCGCCTACTTATTATATTAACAATCGGTCTCATCCATGCTTTTCTCATTTGGTGGGGAGATATTTTAGTTATGTATGCATTTTGCGGCTTCTTTTTAATCGTATTCATGCGTTTGAAAAGCCCATGGTTAATTACGATAGCGCTAGTACTCAACGCGATGATGCACGCTTTTATTTTATTTATTTATCAGCTTGCCGGCGTTTTAAATATGGAAGTCGAGCAAATATCCGTTAATATTGTTATGATTCAAAACGCCATTACAGCCTACGGTACAGGAACATGGATGGACGCATTAACACAGCGTATAGCAGATTTATCTATACAAATGCGAATAGATATGTGGATAATCTCATTGTTTACTATTTTGCCGTATATGTTAGTCGGCGTAGCAGCAGCTAAATGGCGTTTAATTGAACGAGCAAAAGAGCTGAAAATAATGTGGCTAATTTTCGCTGTAGTTGGTATCGGTCTAGGTTTATTTATTAAAAGTGCGCCATATATGTATAATCGCACGTACTTATTAGATTATTTAAAAGTATTCATTGGGGGGCCGATTTTAGCAGTTGGCTATATGGCTGCTATCATCGTTATTTGTTTATTGCCATTTGCAATAAAACTGCTATCACCGCTAGCGAAACTAGGTCGTATGTCGATGACGATGTATATCATGCAATCCGTCGTGGCAACATTTATTTTCTATAGTTTTGGATTCGGATTATACGGGAAAATGACTGTGCAAATGGGCGTATATATGGCATTAGGTATTTTTATCGTGCAGCTTATACTTGCAGAGTTATGGCTATCAAAGTTTTCACAAGGTCCAATTGAGGCAGCTATGAAAAAATTAACTTATAATAAAAAATTATCAGAAAAATAA
- a CDS encoding fumarylacetoacetate hydrolase family protein → MKLLSFKLNGQVKFGPKVKKEEAVWDVLAIQEALQVFPSFPSTIIDGIALGFDFVEKMRKLVDAVQKSENAEQFKHTFSEIEWLAPIPRTPKNILCVGKNYEDHAKEMGADAVPEDIIVFTKSPTAIAADEATLPIHAEKTSMLDYEGELAVVIGKRGKDIPKGMAYDYVFGYTIANDLTARDLQQKHKQFFLGKSLEGTCPLGPYLVSKDEIPDPQVLTIVTKVNGELRQNGSTKDMMFKVADLIAILSKYVTLEPGDIILTGTPAGVGKGMNPPVFLKAGDEVKISIEGIGTLANRFA, encoded by the coding sequence ATGAAATTATTATCTTTTAAATTAAATGGACAAGTAAAATTTGGACCGAAAGTAAAAAAAGAAGAAGCAGTTTGGGATGTATTAGCAATTCAAGAAGCACTACAAGTTTTTCCTTCTTTTCCGTCAACAATTATTGATGGCATTGCATTAGGTTTTGATTTTGTAGAAAAAATGAGAAAGTTAGTCGATGCCGTACAAAAAAGTGAAAACGCGGAGCAATTTAAACATACATTTAGTGAAATCGAATGGTTAGCCCCAATTCCACGCACGCCGAAAAATATTTTGTGCGTAGGGAAAAATTATGAGGACCATGCAAAGGAAATGGGAGCAGACGCAGTGCCAGAGGATATTATTGTGTTCACAAAATCACCAACAGCCATCGCTGCGGATGAAGCAACACTACCAATTCATGCGGAAAAAACGTCAATGCTAGATTATGAAGGTGAGCTTGCTGTTGTCATTGGAAAGCGCGGAAAAGATATTCCTAAAGGAATGGCCTATGATTATGTGTTTGGCTACACAATAGCTAACGATTTGACAGCTCGTGACTTACAACAAAAGCACAAACAGTTCTTCCTAGGAAAAAGTCTAGAAGGAACTTGCCCGTTAGGCCCTTACCTAGTATCAAAGGATGAGATTCCAGATCCACAAGTGTTGACAATTGTAACGAAAGTAAATGGCGAGCTACGTCAAAATGGCTCTACAAAAGATATGATGTTTAAAGTAGCAGACTTAATTGCAATCTTATCAAAGTACGTTACATTAGAGCCAGGTGATATTATTTTAACAGGCACGCCAGCGGGAGTTGGAAAAGGAATGAACCCACCAGTATTTTTAAAAGCTGGCGATGAGGTGAAAATTTCAATCGAAGGAATTGGCACGTTAGCAAACCGTTTTGCATAA
- a CDS encoding YisL family protein produces the protein MDFLTSTTHLHITTWVLALVLFFIGALASKPNKGVHMALRVMYILIVITGAALLMEWRGVITESSMYYDIKALFGILVIGFMEMILVRKKKDKPTTMFWVLFAIVLLVTLYLGLSVGIGVNF, from the coding sequence ATGGATTTTTTAACTAGCACAACGCATCTCCATATTACAACATGGGTACTTGCACTTGTACTATTTTTCATTGGCGCATTAGCAAGTAAACCAAACAAAGGTGTGCATATGGCATTGCGTGTTATGTACATTTTAATTGTCATTACAGGTGCAGCATTGCTTATGGAATGGCGTGGTGTCATTACAGAAAGCAGCATGTACTATGACATCAAAGCTTTATTCGGTATACTTGTTATTGGATTCATGGAAATGATTTTAGTACGCAAGAAAAAAGACAAGCCAACAACAATGTTCTGGGTACTATTCGCAATCGTGTTATTAGTAACGCTTTATCTAGGATTATCAGTTGGAATTGGTGTGAATTTCTAA
- a CDS encoding alpha-amylase family glycosyl hydrolase, translating to MKMMKWVSAMMVTILLISPFSAVSYAEEARTIADESIYDVLIDRYFNKTAENDINVDRQNATQFAGGDFAGLIEKLSTIKKMGFTIASIGTVFTTETYDGWTPTSYEKIEPHFGTEQELKDVIAAYNKEEISIMVDFSLSNVSAEHEWVKDSAKKDWIKSQQDGIVHWDLANVEVQAALQEALLQFAQSYNFGGIRLTNIGDANTTFLNSLIEALKAQNSAMYVISNEVSDANFDAKFASDATDLYREMFKNVDLSTTDFLKYVEPYLAGEQIAPQLMIDSLQTDRFVFDATEQKMFPPTRLKTALLPIMFLPGVFVMQYGTEIAMNGEAGEQAHQVYNFKTDEELVDFIGDLQSIRKKSTTMRHGDFNLVENDNGLIAYTRTSEEEQWLVISNNTSKTKHVVLTAQEIGEDKELRAVLSSEIVKQNKNGEYIVVLDREVSDVFQIIDKRGWNIPYLAALSIVYLLFIVFVIVFVKRGRKNRKLQDSNAK from the coding sequence ATGAAGATGATGAAATGGGTTTCTGCAATGATGGTGACAATCTTATTAATTTCTCCATTTTCAGCTGTTAGCTATGCGGAGGAAGCACGAACGATTGCAGATGAAAGTATATATGACGTACTAATCGACCGCTATTTTAATAAAACAGCGGAAAACGATATTAATGTAGATAGGCAGAATGCAACACAATTTGCTGGCGGTGATTTTGCTGGCTTAATTGAAAAGCTCTCCACAATAAAAAAAATGGGTTTTACAATTGCTTCCATTGGAACAGTGTTTACAACTGAAACATATGATGGTTGGACACCTACAAGCTATGAAAAAATTGAGCCACATTTTGGCACTGAGCAGGAGCTAAAGGATGTAATTGCTGCCTATAATAAAGAGGAAATTTCCATAATGGTTGATTTCTCCCTATCTAATGTAAGTGCAGAGCATGAATGGGTGAAAGATTCAGCTAAAAAAGACTGGATTAAGTCACAGCAAGATGGCATTGTACATTGGGATTTAGCAAATGTGGAGGTTCAAGCTGCTTTGCAAGAAGCGCTACTGCAATTTGCCCAAAGCTATAATTTTGGTGGTATTCGCTTAACAAATATTGGTGATGCCAATACAACGTTTTTAAATAGCTTGATTGAAGCATTGAAGGCACAAAATAGTGCGATGTATGTTATTTCAAATGAAGTCAGCGATGCTAACTTCGATGCAAAATTTGCTTCAGATGCAACCGATTTATACCGCGAGATGTTTAAAAATGTGGATTTATCAACAACGGATTTCTTAAAATATGTTGAGCCATACTTGGCGGGTGAGCAAATAGCACCACAGTTAATGATAGATTCATTACAAACAGATCGCTTTGTATTCGATGCAACAGAGCAAAAAATGTTCCCGCCAACACGTTTGAAAACAGCGTTGTTACCAATCATGTTCTTACCTGGCGTGTTTGTTATGCAATATGGTACGGAAATTGCTATGAATGGTGAGGCAGGTGAACAAGCACATCAAGTTTATAATTTTAAAACAGATGAGGAGCTTGTCGATTTTATCGGAGACTTACAAAGCATACGGAAGAAATCAACTACTATGCGTCACGGTGATTTTAATTTAGTTGAAAACGATAACGGATTGATTGCTTATACTCGTACGTCTGAAGAAGAACAATGGCTAGTAATATCGAATAACACGAGTAAAACGAAGCACGTAGTTTTAACAGCACAGGAAATTGGTGAAGACAAGGAATTACGCGCTGTTTTAAGTAGTGAAATTGTTAAGCAAAATAAAAATGGGGAATATATTGTTGTATTAGACAGAGAAGTTTCAGATGTGTTTCAAATTATAGATAAGCGAGGCTGGAATATCCCTTATTTAGCAGCGCTAAGTATTGTCTATTTATTATTTATAGTTTTTGTGATTGTGTTCGTAAAACGTGGTCGAAAAAATCGTAAGCTACAGGACAGTAATGCAAAATAA
- a CDS encoding ABC transporter ATP-binding protein: MKTSEELLVIKDLHTGFRIKDTYFDAVDGVSLTLRKNEILAIVGESGCGKSTLATSIIGLHDHNKTRVQGEILYKNKNLAKLSEDEFNDVRGMDIGMIFQDPLSALNPLMRIGEQIEESLIYHTKLTKEQRVSRVFELLTQVGIPNPQRVARQFPHQLSGGMRQRVIIAIAISCKPQIIIADEPTTALDVTIQAQILDLLKDLQAETGSGIILITHDLGVVAEVADRVAVMYAGQIIEEAPVEELFNNPKHPYTRSLFNSIPQMNSDGQKLNVIEGIVPSLLKLPRQGCRFSPRISWIPESAHEKDPVLHEVAPNHFVRCTCYKEFYFKGEEGGRA; this comes from the coding sequence TTGAAAACGTCAGAAGAGCTTTTAGTAATTAAAGATTTACATACAGGTTTTCGAATTAAGGATACGTATTTTGACGCAGTTGATGGCGTGTCTTTGACATTAAGAAAAAACGAAATCCTGGCGATTGTTGGCGAATCGGGCTGTGGTAAAAGTACACTAGCCACATCGATTATTGGACTTCACGATCATAATAAAACGCGAGTGCAGGGTGAGATTTTATATAAAAATAAAAATCTTGCAAAATTAAGCGAGGATGAGTTCAACGATGTTCGTGGTATGGATATAGGAATGATTTTCCAAGATCCTCTTTCTGCATTAAATCCATTAATGCGCATTGGAGAGCAAATTGAGGAAAGTTTAATTTATCATACTAAATTAACAAAAGAACAGCGTGTGTCTCGAGTTTTCGAACTATTAACGCAAGTTGGAATTCCAAATCCACAGCGTGTTGCAAGGCAATTCCCTCACCAATTATCTGGTGGTATGCGTCAGCGTGTTATTATTGCGATTGCGATTTCTTGTAAGCCGCAAATTATTATTGCGGATGAGCCGACAACGGCGCTTGATGTAACAATTCAAGCCCAAATTTTAGATTTACTAAAAGACTTACAAGCAGAAACGGGCTCAGGAATTATTTTAATTACACACGATTTAGGTGTTGTAGCTGAAGTAGCTGATCGCGTAGCTGTTATGTATGCGGGTCAAATTATTGAAGAGGCACCAGTAGAAGAATTGTTTAATAATCCGAAACACCCATATACACGTTCATTATTTAACTCAATTCCACAGATGAACTCAGATGGGCAAAAGTTAAATGTTATCGAAGGAATTGTACCTTCTTTATTGAAATTACCACGTCAAGGATGCCGTTTCTCACCGCGTATTTCTTGGATTCCAGAAAGCGCACATGAGAAAGATCCTGTGTTGCATGAAGTAGCACCAAATCATTTTGTAAGATGTACATGCTACAAGGAATTCTACTTTAAAGGCGAAGAAGGAGGACGTGCATAA
- a CDS encoding ATP-binding cassette domain-containing protein, with the protein MSFMQINDLKVHYPIRGGFFNTIIDNVYAVDGISMEFEKGKAYGLVGESGCGKSTTGKSIIGLEKISAGSIIYEGENVTNKRRDRTSAYNRDIQMIFQDSHSSLNPRKRVQDILAEPIRNFLKLTPQEESRRINELLAIVGMPEDAKLKYPHEFSGGQKQRLGIARAIATNPKLIIADEPVSALDLSVQAQVLNFMKDIQDEYGLSYLFISHDLGVVKHMCDYISIMYKGRFVETGSKKDIYDNPQHIYTKRLLSAIPDVTPNGREERKLERIEVERNYQLEHKQYFDENGRVYDLSPISDTHFVAATSSALKGGN; encoded by the coding sequence ATGAGCTTTATGCAAATTAACGATTTAAAAGTCCATTACCCAATTCGCGGTGGATTTTTTAATACAATAATTGATAATGTATATGCCGTTGATGGTATTTCAATGGAGTTTGAAAAAGGGAAAGCATACGGTCTTGTTGGGGAATCTGGTTGTGGTAAATCTACAACTGGTAAATCAATTATCGGCCTAGAGAAAATTTCAGCAGGCTCTATTATTTATGAGGGTGAGAATGTAACGAATAAGCGTCGTGACCGTACCTCTGCTTATAATCGTGATATTCAAATGATTTTCCAAGATTCTCATTCAAGCTTAAATCCGAGAAAGCGCGTACAAGATATTTTAGCAGAGCCAATTCGCAACTTTTTGAAGCTAACGCCACAGGAAGAAAGTCGTAGAATTAATGAGCTTTTGGCGATTGTTGGTATGCCAGAAGATGCGAAATTAAAATATCCACATGAATTCTCTGGTGGTCAAAAGCAACGCCTTGGTATTGCGCGTGCTATTGCAACAAATCCAAAATTAATTATTGCGGATGAGCCAGTTTCGGCACTGGATTTATCTGTACAAGCACAGGTGTTAAACTTCATGAAGGATATTCAGGATGAATATGGCTTAAGTTATTTATTCATTTCACATGATTTAGGTGTAGTAAAACATATGTGTGACTATATTTCTATTATGTATAAAGGTCGTTTCGTAGAGACGGGCTCGAAAAAGGATATTTACGATAATCCACAGCATATTTATACGAAGCGTCTACTATCTGCGATTCCAGATGTTACACCGAATGGACGTGAAGAACGTAAACTTGAGCGTATAGAAGTGGAACGTAATTATCAATTAGAGCATAAGCAGTATTTTGATGAGAACGGTCGAGTATACGATTTATCACCAATTTCAGACACGCATTTTGTAGCTGCAACTTCTTCAGCACTGAAGGGAGGCAATTAA
- the opp4B gene encoding oligopeptide ABC transporter permease, producing the protein MWKTVVRRFLIMIPQLFVLSLLIFIMAKNMPGDPFTGKITPETDPARIEELREINGLNDPWYQQYARWMGNAFKGEFGNSYTYKVKVSTLIGERAMNTFWLSLLTAIMLYAIAVPLGVLAGRFQNSLFDRGVVLYSFISFAIPTFVLALIMLYFFGYKLQWFPAGGSVDVREAPGTLGFYMSKVYHMILPAFTQAVLGTVGIIQYLRTEVVDAKSMDYVRTARAKGVPARKVYSRHIFRNSLLPVAAFIGFTITGLLGGSIFIETIFAYPGMGQLFISSISSRDYSVITALVMLYGFLALLGSLLSDIIMSIVDPRIRIE; encoded by the coding sequence ATGTGGAAAACGGTTGTTAGACGTTTTTTAATTATGATTCCACAATTATTTGTGCTAAGTTTATTAATTTTCATTATGGCGAAAAACATGCCTGGTGACCCATTCACAGGTAAAATTACGCCAGAAACAGATCCCGCGCGTATTGAAGAATTGCGTGAAATAAATGGTTTGAACGATCCATGGTATCAGCAATATGCACGTTGGATGGGCAATGCTTTTAAAGGGGAATTTGGGAACAGTTACACGTACAAGGTGAAAGTATCGACGCTAATCGGTGAACGTGCAATGAACACATTCTGGTTATCGTTATTAACAGCTATTATGCTTTATGCAATCGCAGTGCCATTAGGGGTATTGGCAGGGCGTTTCCAAAATAGCTTGTTTGATAGAGGGGTAGTTTTATATAGTTTTATAAGCTTTGCGATACCGACATTCGTACTAGCATTAATTATGCTATACTTCTTCGGTTATAAATTGCAGTGGTTCCCAGCAGGCGGTTCTGTTGACGTTCGGGAAGCACCAGGTACTCTCGGCTTTTATATGAGTAAAGTTTACCATATGATTTTACCTGCATTTACGCAAGCGGTATTAGGTACAGTAGGGATTATTCAATATTTACGTACAGAAGTAGTAGATGCAAAGAGCATGGACTATGTACGTACAGCGCGTGCAAAAGGGGTACCAGCACGCAAGGTTTACTCAAGACATATTTTCCGTAACTCGCTATTACCAGTAGCTGCGTTTATCGGTTTTACAATTACGGGCTTATTAGGTGGATCTATTTTCATTGAAACAATTTTCGCATATCCAGGTATGGGACAACTATTTATTTCATCTATTTCATCTCGTGACTATAGTGTTATTACAGCACTCGTTATGCTATACGGCTTCTTAGCGTTATTAGGTAGTCTATTATCCGATATTATTATGAGTATTGTTGACCCACGAATTAGGATTGAATAG